In Mycolicibacterium nivoides, the DNA window TGATCAGTGAGACGGGTTCGTTTGTCATCGTGGACTGCCCGGTGTGCGGGGGCATGCTCAAACCCGACATCGTCTACTTCGGTGAGAACGTCCCCAAAGACCGTGTCGAACAGGCGTATTCGATGGTGGAGGACGCCGAGGCGCTGTTGGTGGCGGGTTCCTCGCTGACCGTGTATTCCGGCTACCGATTCGTCCGGCATGCGGCCGCGCGCAACATCCCGGTGGGCATCATCAACCGCGGCCCCACCCGCGGCGACGACCAGGCCACGGTCAAGGTCGAAGCGGGCTGTTCGGAGATGTTGACTCTGTTGGCCGGCGAACTCAGGAGAACGTGCACGGCATCGCCCGGATAGCGTGCACGAAGTTGCCCTCCAGGTAGGCGGGCTCCCCCGCGGCGATATCGGGCAGCTGGTGCAACAGCTCACCGAAGAGCGCCCGCAACTGCGTCCGGGCGACATGCGCACCCAGGCAGAAGTGGCGGCCGCCGCCCCCGAATCCGAGGTGCGGATTGGGCTTTCGGCTCAGGTCGAAAACCTCGGGCCGGTCGAACACCTCGGCGTCCCGGTTGCCCGAGGCGTAGAACATCACCACCTTCTCCCCCGCGGCGATCTGCTGTCCACCGAGTTCGACATCGACGGCCGCGGTGCGCCGGAAGGTCATCACCGGTGTCGCCCACCGGACGAACTCCTCGACCGCACCGCCGATCCGGTCGTCGAAATCCGCCATGAGCCAGGCCCTCTGATCGGGGTGGTCGGTGAGCGCCTTGAGCGCGTGGCTGGTGGTCTGGCGCGTGGTGTCGTTGCCCGCCACCGCCAGCAGCACGAAGAACGCCGCCACCTCGGCATCGGTGAGCCGATCCCCGTCGACCTCAGCGTGCACCAGCGCGCTGATCAGATCATTGCCCGGGTTTTCCCTGCGTTCGGCGGCAAGCGCATTCGCCACCTGATGCAGGTACATCTGGTTCTGCAGCAGCACCTCGAGCGGGTTGCGCCCGGCCAGATAGACCGGGTCGGCCCAGGACACCAGTGCGTCGGCGGCGTGTGCCACCCGCTGGCGTTCGGACTCGGGAATCCCGACCATGTCCGACAGCGTGCGGATGGGCAGTTCCTTGGCGCACTGGTCGACGAAGTCCACCCCGCTGCCGACTTCCTTGAGCTCGGCCACGATGTCGCGGGCGTTCTCCTTGATCGAGTCTTCGATGCGGGCCACCTGCCGGGGCGTAAACGCGGCGTGGACCAGTTTGCGGATCAGTGTGTGCCGCGGCGCGTCCATCGCCAGGAACGACTGTGACGCCTCGAGCAGCTCTTCCGGAACGGATTCGAACAGCACCCCTTTGCCCGACAGGAATGTATCGCTGTCCCGGCTGACCGCCACGATGTCGGCGTGCCGGGTAACCGCCCAGAACCCGCGATCGTCGGGATCCTTCATGAGGGCGTCCTCGACGGGCGGATGCCAGCTGACCGGGCGGGAAGTGCGCAGTTCGGCAAACGTGACTTCACGATCGGCGGCCGTGGTGGCCCAGAACTTCCGCGACGACAGGTCGATCGGGTCGTAGGGGCGTGCGGCGGAAGGCCACGAGGGGGCAGATGTGATGGGCGACACAGTCATGTTGGTGACAATAAGTCTAGACACTATGTCTAGTCAAGGTGTGACGAATGCCGATACGCTGAGGGCATGCCATCGGTAACGCGAAAACCGCAGGCCAACCGAGAGGAACGGCGCGAGCGGATCGAACGCCAACTGCTCGATGCCACCGACCGGCTGATGGCCGACGGCACCAGCTTCACCGAGCTCAGCGTCGACAAACTGGCCACCGAGGCCGGGATCTCCCGGGCCAGCTTCTACATCTACTTCGAGGACAAGGGCCACCTGCTACGCCGGCTGGCCACCCAGGTGTTCGGCGATCTGACCCAGGCCGCCCAACAATGGTGGAGCGTCGCCGGACGCCGCGACCCCGCCGACGCCCACACCGCCATGTCGGGCATCGTCGCCAGCTATCGGACCCACCAACCGGTGCTGATCGCGCTCACCGAGATGTCGAGCTATGACCCACTCGTCGCACAGACTTACCGTGAGCTGCTGGCCGGAATCTCCGATCAGCTCACCAAGGTGATCGAGGACGGGCAGTCCGACGGGTCGATCCGGCCGCAACTCCCTGCCGCCGCCACCGCAAGCACGCTGACGTGGATGGTGGAGCGGACCTGTCATCAGAATCTGCCGTCGCAGCCGCCGTCCTACGACGCCGAGCTGGCGAACACGATCACCCAGATCGTCTGGGGCGCCCTGTATCTGGAGTCCCCCAAGCTGTGATTTCGGTGCATCTGGCGGCGGTGGGCGCCGGTCGATGCACCCAAATCGCTAGGTGGCGACCAGGTCGTCGGCGTGCACCGCGGGCCGGCGCAGCTCGGCCGGCAGATCCGGTGTCGAGCGGCCGATGATCGCGGCCAGCTCCGAGGCCTCGTAGGCCACCACGCCACGAGCGACCGTCTGCCCGTCAAGCCCCCGCAGATCCACCACGTCACCGCCATGGAAGTGACCGGTGACTTCGGTGATCCCGGCCGGCAGCAGCGAGCGACGCTGTTCGACGACCGCGCGCACCGCACCGTCGTCGAGAGTGAGCGCACCGTGGGACTCCGCGGCATGGCGAACCCAGAACCGCCGGGCCGACATCCGCTCGGGACGCGGCGCGAACACGGTGCCGACCGAGGCATCGCCGAGGGCGGCACCGGCATCCGATGCGGCGGCCAGCAGCACCGGCACCCCGGCATCGGCGGCCAGCAGGGCCGACGACAGCTTCGAGGCCATGCCTCCGGTGCCCAGGTGGCTACCCCCGCCGGCCACCACTCCATCGAGATCACCCTGCGCGGCGACCTCAGGAATGAAGCGCGCGTTGCCTTTTCGGGGATCGGAATCGTAGAGACCGTCGATATCGGACAGCAAGATCAGTGCGTCGGCGCCGACCAGCTGGGCCACCAGCGCCGAGAGCCGGTCGTTGTCACCGAACCTGATCTCGTTGGTGGCCACGGTGTCGTTCTCGTTGACGATCGCCACGGCGTGCAGGGCGCGCAACCGGTCCAGGGTGCGCTGCGCGTTGTTGTGTTGCACCCGCATCGCGATGTCTTGTGCGGTCAGCAGAACCTGGCCGACCGTGCGGCTGTAGACGGCGAACGCCGAACTCCACGCGTTGACCAAGGCTACCTGCCCGACGCTGGCGGCGGCCTGTTTGGTGGCCAGATCCGTTGGGCGCTTGGACAATCCGAGCGGCTCGATACCGGCGGCGATGGCACCCGAGGACACGATCACCAGATCGGAACCGGCTTTCATCCGTCCCTCGATGGCCTCGACCAGGACCGCGAGCCGGCCCGCGTCGAAGACACCGGACGGAGTGGTCAACGCAGTGGTGCCGATCTTGACGACGACGCTGCGCGCGGTCCGAATCGCCTCGCGATGTACCGAGGGCGACGAGTCTGCGCTCGTCACTCGTCTTCGCTCTGGTCGTCGGTGCTCCTCGCATGCGCGCTGGACTGGCGCCGCTCCCGCCGGGCGGCCTTGCGTTCGGCGGCGCCGATCCGGTCGGTCTGCTCGAGCCGGATGTCGGTGCCGCGCCCGGTCAGCGGCATGTCGATGCCGGCGGGGGTCTGCGGTTCCCAGTCGAAGGTCATATCGCCGATGGTCACGGCGCAACCGGGCTTGGCACCCTTCTTCCACAACTCGTCTTCGACGCCCAACCGCGCCAGCCGGTCACCGAGGTAACCGACGGCCTCGTCGTTGTCGAAGTTGGTCTGCGCGATCCAGCGCTCAGGTCGGGTACCGCGCACGATGAATCCGCCGTACCCGTCGGTCTCGACGGTGAAGCCGCTCTCGTCGACGGCAATCGGCCGGATAACAGGACGCCTCGGCACCACCGCGGGCTGCGCATCGCGATAGGCCTTCACCATCTCCCACAGCGCGAAGATCAACGGGCGCAAACCATCACGGCTGACGGTCGAGATCTCGTACACGGGCCAGCCGAACTTCGACTGCACTTCCTCACGCACGAAGTCAGCCAACTCCCGGGCATCGGGAACGTCGATCTTGTTGAGCACCACCGCACGTGGCCGCGACGCCAGATCGCCCAGCGTGGAATCGCCCTGCAGGGTCGGGGTGTAGGCCGCGAGTTCGGCCTCCAACGCCTCGATGTCAGAGATCGGGTCACGCCCGGGTTCCATGGTCGCGCAGTCGACGACATGCACCAGCACCGCGCAGCGCTCAAGGTGCCGAAGGAATTCCAGGCCCAGGCCCCGGCCTTCGGACGCGCCGGGAATCAGGCCGGGAACGTCGGCGACGGTGAAGGTGTTCTCGCCGGCCGACACCACGCCCAGGTTGGGCACCAACGTAGTGAACGGATAGTCGGCGATCTTGGGCTTGGCCGCCGAGATCGTCGACACCAGAGAGGATTTACCCGCCGACGGGAAGCCGATCAGGCCGACATCGGCGACGGTCTTGAGTTCGAGTGTGAGGTCTCGGGTCTGGCCCTTCTCACCGAGCAGGGCGAAACCGGGAGCCTTGCGGGCCCGGGAAGCGAGTGCGGCATTGCCGAGCCCACCGCGACCCCCTTGCGCCGCTTCGAACCGGGTACCCGCACCGACCATGTCGGCCAGCATCCGGCCGTTCTCGTCGAGCACCACCGTGCCGTCCGGCACGCGCACGATCAGATCGTCGCCGGCAGCGCCGTCACGATTGCTGCCCGCGCCCTGCTTACCCGAGGGTGCGACGACATGGGGATGGAAGTGGAAGTCCAGCAGGGTGTGAACCTGTGGGTCCACGACGAGCACGATGCTGCCACCGCGACCACCATTGCCGCCGTCAGGACCGCCGAGGGGTTTGAATTTCTCGCGGTGCACCGACGCACAGCCGTGGCCGCCGTTTCCTGCACTCGCATGGATGACGACGCGGTCGACAAACCGTGGCATCGGACATCCTCTCCGTCGAATGTGAAGCTATTGCGATAGTCCTATCGAGAACTCGCAGCTGCTTCACATTCGCGGAGAATCCTCGGAGTCTCAGGCCTCCGGGCGCGGCACGGGAACGATGTTCACGTGCTTGCGACCGCGCTTGGAACCGAACTCGACGGAGCCGGGAGCCAGCGCGAACAGGGTGTCGTCGCCGCCACGGCCGACGTTGACGCCGGGGTGGAAGTGGGTGCCGCGCTGGCGGACGAGGATCTCGCCGGCCTTCACGACCTGACCACCGAACCGCTTGACGCCGAGTCGCTGTGCTGCAGACTCACGACCGTTGCGCGAGCTGGAAGCGCCCTTCTTGTGTGCCATTAGTTCGCTCCCTCGCTACTTGATGCCGGTGACCTTGAGCACGGTCAGCTGCTGACGGTGCCCCTGGCGCTTGTGGTAGCCGGTCTTGTTCTTGAACTTGTGGATACGGATCTTGGGACCCTTGGTGTGCTCCAGCACCTCGCCGGTCACGGCGACCTTGGCCAGGTCGTCGGCCTTGCTGGTGACCTTGGCGCCGTCGACCACGAGGGCGACGGGCAGCGACACCGACGCGCCGGGCTCGGCGTCGAGCTTCTCAACCTTCACCACGTCACCGGCGGCAACCTTGTACTGCTTGCCGCCGGTCTTGACGATTGCGTATGTCGCCATCGTGTCCTCTGCTCTGCTGCTCTCTGCGGGCGCGCGCTACCGGTCGGTGCGTGCGCGGGTCTTGGGTGGCGGGATGCCCCGCCGTCACCGGCCTGCGACTACTACAGGCACTGGAGACAACTGGTCAAGGGTACTTGACCAGCGGGTAGAGGGTCAAACCGCCCTCTACTCGTGGCGGGGCGGCCCCGCGGGCCTGGCTGCGGCGCGTCGCCGGGTACGGCCACGACTCGGCTGCACCTCGGCCACCACGGGCTCCGGTGCCTGGTAGACGTCCTCTTCCGACTCATCAGAGTCTTCTGAGTCGTCTGAATCCTCGGAGTCGTCGAACTCGTCCGACTCGTCGTCGTCCGAGTCATCTTCATCCGAGTCATCGTCGATGTCGTCAAGATCATCGTCGTCGTCATCGAGGTCCTCGTCGTCGAGGTCGATCTCGTCCTCGTCCGATTCCTCGTCAGAATCCTCGTCCGATTCATCGGACTCGTCTTCATCGGACTCGTCGACATCCTGTGCGTCGAACTCACCGTCGGGAGATTCGTCGGTCACATCCACGTCCTCGGGCGTGACCTGCTCGTCGCCTTCGCCGTCGAGAGTCTCGGCGGCAGCGTGCTCGTCAAAGTCCTCGTGACCGTCATGTCCTTCGTGGTCTTCGTCGTGGCGACCGTTCGCCGCAGCCATTGCCTTGAACATCGGGTGTTCGCCGGCCGGATGGTCGGGCACCTTGACGACCGGCATCTCTTCGGGCTCGGGACGGGCAGTACCCCTCTTGCCCCGCTTGCTGCGGCGGCCGCCGCCACCCCCGCCACCGGATTCGGTCTTGCGGCCGGCGTTCGATGACGA includes these proteins:
- a CDS encoding cytochrome P450 yields the protein MTVSPITSAPSWPSAARPYDPIDLSSRKFWATTAADREVTFAELRTSRPVSWHPPVEDALMKDPDDRGFWAVTRHADIVAVSRDSDTFLSGKGVLFESVPEELLEASQSFLAMDAPRHTLIRKLVHAAFTPRQVARIEDSIKENARDIVAELKEVGSGVDFVDQCAKELPIRTLSDMVGIPESERQRVAHAADALVSWADPVYLAGRNPLEVLLQNQMYLHQVANALAAERRENPGNDLISALVHAEVDGDRLTDAEVAAFFVLLAVAGNDTTRQTTSHALKALTDHPDQRAWLMADFDDRIGGAVEEFVRWATPVMTFRRTAAVDVELGGQQIAAGEKVVMFYASGNRDAEVFDRPEVFDLSRKPNPHLGFGGGGRHFCLGAHVARTQLRALFGELLHQLPDIAAGEPAYLEGNFVHAIRAMPCTFS
- a CDS encoding TetR/AcrR family transcriptional regulator; this translates as MPSVTRKPQANREERRERIERQLLDATDRLMADGTSFTELSVDKLATEAGISRASFYIYFEDKGHLLRRLATQVFGDLTQAAQQWWSVAGRRDPADAHTAMSGIVASYRTHQPVLIALTEMSSYDPLVAQTYRELLAGISDQLTKVIEDGQSDGSIRPQLPAAATASTLTWMVERTCHQNLPSQPPSYDAELANTITQIVWGALYLESPKL
- the proB gene encoding glutamate 5-kinase, coding for MTSADSSPSVHREAIRTARSVVVKIGTTALTTPSGVFDAGRLAVLVEAIEGRMKAGSDLVIVSSGAIAAGIEPLGLSKRPTDLATKQAAASVGQVALVNAWSSAFAVYSRTVGQVLLTAQDIAMRVQHNNAQRTLDRLRALHAVAIVNENDTVATNEIRFGDNDRLSALVAQLVGADALILLSDIDGLYDSDPRKGNARFIPEVAAQGDLDGVVAGGGSHLGTGGMASKLSSALLAADAGVPVLLAAASDAGAALGDASVGTVFAPRPERMSARRFWVRHAAESHGALTLDDGAVRAVVEQRRSLLPAGITEVTGHFHGGDVVDLRGLDGQTVARGVVAYEASELAAIIGRSTPDLPAELRRPAVHADDLVAT
- the obgE gene encoding GTPase ObgE, translated to MPRFVDRVVIHASAGNGGHGCASVHREKFKPLGGPDGGNGGRGGSIVLVVDPQVHTLLDFHFHPHVVAPSGKQGAGSNRDGAAGDDLIVRVPDGTVVLDENGRMLADMVGAGTRFEAAQGGRGGLGNAALASRARKAPGFALLGEKGQTRDLTLELKTVADVGLIGFPSAGKSSLVSTISAAKPKIADYPFTTLVPNLGVVSAGENTFTVADVPGLIPGASEGRGLGLEFLRHLERCAVLVHVVDCATMEPGRDPISDIEALEAELAAYTPTLQGDSTLGDLASRPRAVVLNKIDVPDARELADFVREEVQSKFGWPVYEISTVSRDGLRPLIFALWEMVKAYRDAQPAVVPRRPVIRPIAVDESGFTVETDGYGGFIVRGTRPERWIAQTNFDNDEAVGYLGDRLARLGVEDELWKKGAKPGCAVTIGDMTFDWEPQTPAGIDMPLTGRGTDIRLEQTDRIGAAERKAARRERRQSSAHARSTDDQSEDE
- the rpmA gene encoding 50S ribosomal protein L27, encoding MAHKKGASSSRNGRESAAQRLGVKRFGGQVVKAGEILVRQRGTHFHPGVNVGRGGDDTLFALAPGSVEFGSKRGRKHVNIVPVPRPEA
- the rplU gene encoding 50S ribosomal protein L21, giving the protein MATYAIVKTGGKQYKVAAGDVVKVEKLDAEPGASVSLPVALVVDGAKVTSKADDLAKVAVTGEVLEHTKGPKIRIHKFKNKTGYHKRQGHRQQLTVLKVTGIK